Within Triticum dicoccoides isolate Atlit2015 ecotype Zavitan chromosome 1B, WEW_v2.0, whole genome shotgun sequence, the genomic segment CCGAACTTGTGTTCTACTCCGCTCCGATCCCACCTCCGAGGCGCGGCTCGTAGTGCAATCTCGCTTTGCGTACGCTTGAGAGGGGTCCGTCGCCGTCTCGTGGGCTGCGGTGCGATAGGCCGGAGGGAATGGCGGCGGGAGGTAGCGGGGAGCAGGGCGAGGAGCTCTTCCTCCTCCGCTCGGCCGAGGAAGGGGAAGGGGACGGGGACGGGTTGTGCGTGGGGGAGCGCCCCTGGCGGCTCAACTTCGACGGCTTCCGGCGCCAGGGGCCGCAGCAGGAGAATCCGCCGTCGCGCGGCCTCCAGGACTGCCTCGGCGTGCTAGGTCTGCCTCGTCCGTCTCTTTCAAGTCATGCCTGATACTCTATCTGGGTGTCTCTGCTCTGTGACTTGGTTTGATCTGGACCTCTCTGTTTCGCCTTTAACTGAATCAGTTCAGGACTTGGCGACTTGTCCTATCCTCTAAATtttgttttgtactccctccgttcctaaatatttgtctttctaaagatttcaacgagtgactacatatggagcaaaatgagtaaatctacactctaaaatatgtctatatacatccatatgtggtagtccatttaaaatcctaaaaagacaaatatttaggaacggagggagtaattagctGGACTGCAGGGTATCAATACTAAATTAGTACAGTCCATTCAtgtataaaataattaaaataatcaGGGAATGGGGTATGCATGTTTGTACTTATATGGATGTGGGCATGTGGCATCATGGTTCTGTTTGAAATGATTGTGTGGCTTATACTACAACTGGTTATTGCAAATTTAATTCTTATTGGAGTAGCAGATAGATGATGAGTATTGCACTGCCTATATGAGTGAAAGGGAACTTCTGTTCATATATATTGTCTAATTTGCAAATGGGGGTGGAAATTATCATCTCAGAATTCAAAGTATTCATTCTTCATGCCAGTGTCGACTTCTCTATCGAATTATTCTTAGGAACTTAGAATATATATTTGTTATGGATTTCTGTGGACTCAGTATTGCCTAATTGTATGAACCTTATTGTTGGAATCTGATATCCAAACTTGCAATGCCTAATTATTTTTACAGCTCAAGGGCCTGGAGATGTTGTGGCTGAATactaccaacaacagttggagatgtTGGAAGGTTTCGATGAAATGGATACACTGACAGACCGTGGTTGCCTTCCTGGGATATCCAAGGTTTGTAACATGAAATAAAACTTCTTAGCAGATTCATTTACAGAACTTTTATATCAAACTGAAGCAATGCCTTTATCCCTGCGTTTTATCCTACATGCAGGAAGAACGTGAGAAAATTGCCCAAAGTGAGACATTAGCCATCAGATTATCTAACATAGCGAACATGGTTCTTTTTGCTGCAAAAGTTTATGCCTCAATAAGGAGTGGCTCCCTAGCTATTATTGCTTCAACACTGGACTCTCTACTTGACTTGTTGTCCGGGTTTATTTTGTGGTTTACTGCCttttcaatgcaaacaccaaacccATACAGGTACCCAATTGGTAAAAGGCGCATGCAACCTTTGGTGAGTTTTCATTTGGCCTGTTTGTTCATACGTTTATTGATCCATTTGATTTTCGTATAATCAATACATTTTCCTTTACTCCTGGTTTTCAATATTCCTTCAGTAGTTTCACAAAAATAGTGCACAAGTCAATATTAATTCAAATAGACAAATTAAATTAGCACCCAAAAGACGATGAGCATTACTCAACTGAGCCTTGAGTACAAAATTTGTAGAAGTAACTGTGACCTCTTTTTTCTCCTCATGGACTGAAATTTATGCTCTATAATGCTCATTTATCCTGTTATGTGAACCAAGCAACTTCAAATGGCGATTATATGACATACAGTGCCAAAAATGGGCACCCCTGCGAAGTATTCGTATGCTTAATCCTTGGAACTCCAGACAGAACAATATTGGGTAGCAGTAGCACTATCCATCAATCATGACTACAATTACAAATCAATCAGACTTCATGACCTTAAATTTTTTCCTCTTGTATTGTTCCTCCATAGAGTGATTGCTATTTTTGTTATTTCTTTGTTCTTGTTGATAACTTACCACTATCTGTTATGTAGGGAAtacttgtttttgcttctgttatgGCAACACTTGGTCTTCAAATTATCCTCGAATCCATACGGTCATTGGTATCATCGAATGTAAGTCCTTCTCTTCTCATGTTTCCTGTTTTGCGCGTTTCTCTGCTCTACGTTTGGCTGATTGTTGCACATGGTTAAGTACTTGCATTGGAGTTAGCTGTTTATTCTTTATAGCCTTGTAACCAGAATCACTGAATCACACCCTTGGAACTAATACCGCAACTTACACAGTAAATCAACTAATCTTAGAGTAGATAATCATGCTGCAAAGTAGCTCAAGCAAATGAGAAAATTGATTAATTGTAATCCAGCGCAATGACAATCAGTGCCTAATTTTGTTTATGCTGTACTTCAGGGAGCTGAATTCCGCTTGACAAAAGAACAGGAAATGTGGGTTGTGAATATTATGCTGGCAGTGACGCTGGTGAAGCTTCTGCTGGTTATATATTGCCGCTCATTCACCAACGAAATTGTGAAGGCATATGCACAGGATCACTTTTTTGATGTCATCACCAACATTATTGGACTTGTGGCTGCACTTCTTGCTAACTATTTTGAAGGCTGGATCGACCCAGTTGGTGCCATCATTGTAAGTGCAAACACGCCATTTCCGTTTGTCTTGTGTCAACTATAAAGCATTTTAGTATTCGAGTCCCCTATCAGTTCGGCTGCCCTGTTCTGCGTTTATCTGAATTGTAGAACAGTAGCTGTAATATATAGTAGTAAGTATTCTGAAAGCATTTTCTCTCTCTTCTGCTTTGCAGCTAGCGATCTACACAATCAGGACATGGTCCATGACGGTGCTGGAGAACGTGCACTCCCTGGTCGGCCAGTCGGCCTCGCCGGAGTTCCTCCAGAAGCTCACCTACCTGTGCTGGAACCACCACAAGGCCGTCAGGCACATCGACACGGTGCGGGCGTACACCTTCGGCTCCCACTACTTTGTTGAGGTCGACATCGTCCTGCCGTGCGACATGCCCCTGCAGGAGGCGCACGACATCGGCGAGGCCCTGCAGGAGAAGCTGGAGAGCCTCCCCGAGATCGAGCGCGCCTTCGTCCACCTCGACTACGAGTTCACCCACCAGCCCGAGCACGCCCGGTCCTACGACACATAGCACAGCCTGAAGTCCTGAACCCCGGTGGCGGTGTTGTTCGTGGAACTTCAGAGACTGATAGCCTGAGCTGAAGCTGTTGAAGTCGGCACAGTTTCAGAAATCTGGGTGTCGAACCTGTTGTCACTTGCAGATTCAGTTGTGCAGTTTGTTTTTTTAGTGTATTCTTTGCTGTTTTGACCATATCTCGCTGGAAGAAAAGCATATGGTCTCCTTGTCACGACTGATCAGTCATGAGGCCAGGAGTGTGACCTGTCTAAACCCTCCATGCGGCCTGCGTTGCCATTAATGCACTGGCTAGGAGTAGCAGAGTAGCACTGTAGCCAGAACGAGACCAGTGGCGTCGCGCTCACAGGAATCTTGGTGCACGCCTCGTATAACGAGGCGTACGTACGCCGTAGACGTCCAGCTCGGCCCACGCCCTGCCAGGAAAGAAAGTGAAACGACCACTGGAACAGGCCAAGGAAAGCGGGCAGCAGTATCCATCGACATTCTTTCCCAATCCTGTACGCTTACGTGGACTAGCGATTTTATAGGATGCACATGAACAGTTAATCTCCAGTCTATATAAAAGTATCAACATCTGCAACACCAAAATTTTGCTTCATTTGATTAGTTATATGACATATTTTCACATTATATATGTTATTAATATTGTACTATGTAGTAGATCATAACAAAAATTTCTGTGTATTTACTCCGCAAAAGAAAAATCTGTGTATTTGGCCAAACTTAAAAAAGTTTTGACTTAGGACAATCATATAACTTCGATTATTTTGGAACAGGAGGGACCACGTTTTCTCTGTGAAAAAATGGAAGTACGTTGTAGACACTGATACTCTTTTCAAAATGTAATTTTGACCATTAATTTCGTATAATAATAAACTATTACTATAACATGATAAAATTGTTATATCACACAATTGTTTGTGATACAAAAATAAGAGTGCCCAAAGATGTAAAGGTTTCTTCTCACCCTTTTACATACATTGCATAAAAGTAAACTTTTAGGATAACATTTATCAAGAATTAGGCATAAAATTAGTGAAATATCCTAGGCAGTGTTACTAGCATGTGTGCTTTATAGACTCTGTGTCGATTGCTCATTGGTCATGCCTTAACTAGACATGTGTTCCATCCAGATCAAGCTCCATAGATAGCATCGACGGAAATCCATACAAGCATTATCATAAAGTACAGTACACAAagacttttcttcttcttcttttgacgATGTGGACGTGAGGTGAAATTTTACTTGGAAGTCACGAACATTATCACATATGACTATTTATATGATGGAGACCTGAAAATGAAAACATAACTGAAAAACATGACAATATTTGAATATCAGATGTAAGTTCAAGAACAATTCATGAAAAAAAAAATTTAAAactaagaaaaaaacagaaaatttatgGGAAATAGTTTTACAAAAATTAGAAATACTTAATATTTCGTAGTAAAAATGTACTAGAATAACCATTCAAAATATTTAAAATAGATAATGGAAGCAATATGgggaaaaaataattaaaaaattaaAAACCGGAAAAGGtgacaaaaataaaacaaaatctaAATTTTGTCAAATTCATTCTTTAAATGTCTTACTATTATGCATTAATGAAGTCTCAAAATATTTCATATCTTTACTAAAATACTATATTACATTATCCTATATTTTTTCTACATAACCCACATATTTTCTAATAACGTTTCAACGAAAATATGACACTTTTGTGCATATCAGATAATGCCTCAAAAAATATTATAAAATAAAAAACATTAGAAAAACTATGATTTTTTTTATGGAAAATGAAATTTCTAGAACAACCATATAAGTTTTATTAGAAATTTCTAAAAATATTGGTGATATAACATAAAGtttatatgaaacagtaatatgatAAAGAGAATCAGATTTTAAATGGTTTTTTAAATACAATGCAATCTGCTTTCTCTAGTTAAGTATCTTATTATTATGCATTGTACCAAAAAAATTAACAATTTACGAAAATATCCTATTGTTCTTTCTCCATTTACCTAAAGTCTCCTAATAAGTTTTTAACCAAGCAATGGCCCTAATGTATATAAGTTCAAGAAAAAAATCACTGTGACGTATTTATAAACTACAAAATGTTGCAAGACAAACATGGGAAACATTTAGAAGAATAACTGGATAAATTATAAATTTGGAATTTGGATAAAATGCTGCAAATATCTAGAAATTTATTGTTTTAAAACGAAAACAAATTCTTAGAAATGTATTGTTTTTAACTTCACTGAATTACTGGGTTACATATTTCTCATTGTTATGCATTAGTAAAGTTCCAAATATTTTAAATATTATGTTAATTTGTGATATATTTCCCCCAATTACCCACATAATTCTTATAACTTTTGAACAAAGCCATGTCCTTTGTGTTTATATCATATTTTAGTACAAGATCAGTTCACTAAAAGCATATTTTAACAGAAAGAAATATTTGAAAGCAAATATAACATAATTGTTTATAGAAAACTAAAAGATATTAAAATATTTTCCATTAAATATTTAGAAGAACAGAGTCAAAATATAAACTAGAATTTTTACGTAAATAACATGAATTTTCTGAAAATCAAGGTTATTCGAAAAAAATCTTCCCTAAAATGGAAATAAGAATATATAATATATTTTTGAACTATAATAGATTCCTTAGCTAAACATTTCTTGGTGTTATGCATTTTTAAAGTCACAAATATGTATTAGCATTACTAAAAGTAAAATTTTAACTTGCCAAACGTGTGAAAGCTGCCTTGCAACTATTTTCATTGGAGCAAGGGATGGAATCTTTGATATCTTTGTCACTAGAGAGACCAATAATGTTCGATAGTGGAGTTTACGAAGCAAACTTGGATTTTGGAATAGTCGAGATATACACAATCATATGAGACCTGAGTCATACACAATCCAAAATTTCATCTTACCTTTTTTTTGTATTAATTTGTTAAACATGGGAATATTTGTTTTGCTTGACTAATTTTCTCATGAACTAGTAGCTATTTTTAGTAATATATAAGGTTGGTTATATATTTATATTAGAGGAATGTCCTGTTAGGTATCCAATTTATTTAAACTAACAACAATGCATGAAGTAGCGATAACTCTGGTTAGGGCATAAACAAGTGTGAGGCACACCTTCTAAGTTCTAACTCATTGTCATATCACATTTGCTTAACTCATTATCATGTCAGACGGAGAACGTATGTTAACTGTGCACGAAGATTCAGTGCAAATGTTTGTGTGCATGCTCTCGCCTTTTTCATTTCTTACTCTGAATTAAGTTCAGAataactttttttaatttttttcgtaaCATGATAGTAACATTTTTTTATATGATCGGCGTGTAGACACCACCACACGCATATACACTTACTCACTGCCACGTGGTCGCTAAAGGATGAGCAGTGATAAGATTAGAGCTAGAGCTAGCACCTGAAGACCCAGGGCCGTACGTAGGGTCCTCTTGAATATTCCATGCAGTGATTTGTATATGTACACGTCCACACAAACACTAAAATGCTTGCTTGCCAGTCCTTGTAGTCGATCGtactgcatgcatgcatggtttCAAGCTACTGGTCTGTTATGAGATAGGTGCAATTAATAAATTCGATCCTCCTAGACATAATGGATCCAATTAACGGAAGACATGCTATTCATACAATTAATTAGCTAGAGGTGATGCATGCGCATGAGCTTGGACATAAGCAGCAGCCTTCTAGCCCTCATCGTCGTCGGAGGTCTTGGAGGCAGCCGCGTCGGAGAGCATCTTCTGGATCCGCTCCATCGTCGCCGCCTCGATGTTCCGCTCCACGCGGTCCCTGTTGTAAGACTCGAAGAACTCCTTGTTCTCCTTCTCCAGCTCTTTCCACACTGCCAGTAAGGTCCATTTTAGTGATCACACCTCTCTTACATCGTCTTACATATATTCACATGAAATGACATAAGAAGTGGAGCACTATTCTAGCTAGCTAGTGTAATCTACCCGCCGGCAAAAGATTGTGCAGACAGTTAATAAACGTGGTCTGCGAAGAATCAAGTCAATTTGAGCTGAAGCTGCTAGCATGCAGATATTTCCTTTTATGCGTCTAAATATGATAGCATCATAGCATGAAGACCTAATTAGTCAGGACGTATGTGCTTTGCCCAAACGGCTGGGGCAAAACCCCTTTGTCGAAAAATACACCCCATACTATATGCTTTCGCGGTACTTGCATGCAGTAAGGAAGATATACCAGTGGCAGTGACGACCGGGTTGATCTTGGCATGCTTCTCCAGGGCCTCCATGCACCCCTCCTTGTTGAGGTTGAAGCAAATGCACTTCTCTATCAGATGGTGCACCTGGAATCAATCAATTAATGGCAACGCACAAAGATTCTAATTACAACCTAGCTAGGTAGCATCACCTGATGGACATCCATGCACATCCGATCTATGGGCGCTTATAGAAATAATAAACGCTAGCTACACATACCATTCTGATGTAGGAAGCCGAGGATGAGTCGCCCATGGTGGATGAACTTGGAAGGCAGGTGCCGTGCTGACGCCAAGTAGAACCAACGGGATAGACTGATAGAGTGGTGGTAGCTGTGGGCGCAACGAAGGCTGGCGATGAGGTAGAAATAGGGGAGGCGGGGGAGGGGGACGTGGAAGGGTTGGCACGTGGGCGCCGCCTCCCCATTGGCGGAGAGGTGGACGGGCAGATTTTTCCGGGCCCGCGCCTCGCTCTCGCCTGCTCTTCTGTGGCTGGAGAGTGTGGGCGAATGGCGCCGATCGGCCGGGCGACCCCGGCCGGCTATGGCGCTGAAACTTCACCGTTTCCTCCTTGGCTTCTAGCCTGCAGCTCCTGTGCTCGTGGCCTTTTTACTTGGATAGAAATTAACGGCTTGTAGTATGTCATTTCttcctctcttttctctctctcaaaACTGTGAAAAATTCAGGTTTGACAGGGCTCGTCATCCGCGTTCCATCGTGTCTATTAGGCCTACGTGTGTTTCTAAAGGGAAGGAGCTGAGTTGACTTCCGAGACAACACAAAGGTCCGACGTATGGTGCTAATGAACTTCGACGTGCCACTGCCGACACACGCCCCATGTTACTTACTTTGACTCAATTTGGTCAGACTTaagttctttttcttttccttcttgtgAGGAGACCCGAGTTCTTTTCTCACCAGAAAAAAAGACCTTAATCAtccactccctccgtccgaaaatacttgtcatcaaaatggataaaaggggatgtatctagacgtacttTAGTTCTAGGTACATCTTTTTTTATCCACTTTCTTCCTTGGCGTCTAGCCTGCGGCTCCTGTGCTCCTGGTCTTTTTACTTGGATAGAAATTAACGGCTGGCATATGtcatttcttccttttttttctctctctctcaaaacaGGGCTCCTTGTCTACCTTTCATCGTGTCTATTAGGCCTACGTGTGTTTCTAAAGGGAAGGAGCTCAGTTGATTTCCGAGACAACACAAAGGTCGACGTATGGTGCTAATGAACTTCGATGTGCCACTGCCGACACACGCCCCATGTTACTTACTTTGACTCAATTTGGTTCAGACTCAAGttctttttcatttcttttttgtgAGGAGACCTGAGTTCTTTTCTCACCAGAAAAAAAAGACCTTAATCATCTATGTATTCCAATAGTGCTTTTGTTGGACTCTACCGTGAAAATTTCCTTTCTAGCAACCGGTAGGAGCGAGGAGCTCCGCATTTTCATTGAATAGTTGAATCGGGCCTTTCTTGGTCGTTTGAAAAAAGGAGCCCCACATTTTCATTACTAAGAAATTAGGCGAAAACTAGATAAAAATCATATGCCACAAGTACAAACCAAGCAAACTATGacgaaaggaaaaaaaattggCCAAAAAGGCACAAACATATTAGTAGACAAAAACGCACCGCCAATACATATAGACAACATAAACAAGAACTAAGTCACGCACTCTGCCGCAAGCGGACTCATGTGCATCAACTCTCACCGAACAAGACGCAAAAGCAACCCCTACATACATAGCTATGTCTAGCATTGACCCCAGTtagtcctggccatgggaagcccggcccagccggcccggcccggcccggggggcctagtttttgagcccgaaggctgGGCCGGGCCGGACCCGGGCCCGTCATTTTTGCAGTTTTCTGAAGGCCGGGCCaggccggcccgaagcccgacgggcttttaggtgttcgggccgggctcgggcccaaaAACACAagcccgatggccgggccgggccgggcccgggcctgggtttttagtgtcgggcttggctaggcccggcccgaagcccggcccggccggaGGTTTGGCCAGGTATAACCCCAGCCATGAGGAGAAGAGAAGACACGGTCGATCAAGAGAAGCACCCTAGGTACACCACTTGCAAAACATAAGGGATGCAAAATCCCAGCTCACCTTGCACCACTGATGAAGTACCCATAGCAACGGCATGACACTGTGCCCCCTACCAAGCAGGCTAGATTGGGCATGGCCCGTGCCACATAGCAAAAGAGAATCCTGATACCTACAATCGATTAGAAGTCGCACCATCACACAACAACCGTGCACCGCACCACAACTgccgcatggaaaaataaaaagaagGTGGGATAAGCTGATCTAGGTCTTTCAAGGTTGGATGAAGATGGATATTTGCTTCTTCTTGTTACTATGAGATATACAATTAAGCTGTTTCATGTACATTCTAGAGAGAGGAGAATTAAAGCAGACAAGTCCCATGATAGTTAGCACGGAGTAGTACTGATCTTATTAAAGTTttcttctactccctctgttcctaaatataagacattttagagattccaatataaacTGCATATGGAGCAAATAgtaaatctatactctaaaatatgtctatatacatccgtatgtagcccGTATTGAAATCCCTAAACgatcttatatttagaaatggaggaagTAGTCTGTATGTATTCTCCAGGTGCATATTTGGTACTCATCTGACCCTTTTTAGCTCATCACTTTTTAAAGTTTAAATTCATTGGTCGAACCAAGGGCCGGAGGGTGACAGAATTGCATTGTAAAGACCACACCCTTTTTCCGATAGAGATCATAAAGAGAGTGCATGATTAGATGTTGCGTGGTTGCAGACCACAAGCGTACTACAGATTCGGACGCCGCAGAAGAACCGACATAGCTATCTCCCGAAGGAGAACATGGCCCACCGCGCAGTGACCAAAGATCAAGTCCCATATCGCGTGGTGGCCCACCTAACCAAAATGTAGCCAACCGCTGGCCAGAAACAGATCCCGGATCTATGGAAGACCCCAGGAACGGACGTACGTACTCGGGGAGAATTAAGGAGatggcaaaaaaagagaaaaacgaAGAATgcggaagaagaagaaaatataCGACCTAAAATGTTCACTCCTAGCTAGCTAGCCAAGTCCAATGATGGATCCACGATTATTCTACGATCTATACTACAAGTGTGCAACGATCTGCGTGATGCGGTAGAGTGGCAATGCATTGCCTGTCCTCGTCGGGCAGGCGTTAATTGCACCAGATACAAAAGGCCTTAAATGCACTGAGGTTGACCATGAACAGCCCGTGGATAACGTCCGGGCATGCATGAGCTCGTAGGAAGGCGCAACGACCATGGATGGGATGGGATGCATGGTGCATCAGGCAATTGAATCAAGCTCAGCCTTGTAAACAGTTCCTCTCATATGTGTCCCCTAACCCTAGGAGCCTAGGGTAAAATCTCCCCTCTCTAGGCTTCATCGGCGAGCCTGTGGATTTGTCTCCCCCCTGCCTGCCGCTTCGATGGCCGGTGGCGGGGAGGGGAATCTTGTCCAGTACCTCGCTCTGGTTAATAACTCAGTTAGAGTTTTTTAGTCCTTGCAGGTGCGGCGCTAGGGCGGATGGCGGCACTTCTTCTTCAAGTTTGTCTTCCGGCTCGGATCCTCCTCGAGTTTGTTCGTCTGAACATAGTCGACGGAGCTCCGGCTTAGACTCCTGTCATCTCCTTGGGAttgtgaggttagggtttctctcATGTGGTGAGATTTGGTGGCAGGTGCTTCATATCTATGCAAGGTTCAACTCCGGCTCCAGGGTGCTGGCCCTTAGAGGCATGTGCATGAAGACTTCCCGGCTATTATCAACAAGGTCAAGCCGGCTACGGTAGGGGAGCGGCGACAACGACACGTCGTGGCGGTAGTGCTTTTCGGTGGTCtcggaattgatgtaatttttattatgtttgagatgctcTGTACGTTCGATGAACTTTTACAGTGGATATGAtcctttttgcaaaaaaaaaattaaaaaaattacccGCTAAAAAAAGCTATCTTAAAAAATATGCCTTGTAATTAAATGTTCAACGGACTAGGTGAAAGTGAAACTACTCTGTACATTTGCAAATATTTCATTTAATTTATAAAATTATAGTACAATTTTAGAAGGACGATGGGCCTACCGTTTTCGGGTAGAAAAACGGAATAGATGAAACGAGGCGGACCGACATGGATATTCTACCTGCGTTCACGAAAGGGGGATAGGGTAATCCACACTTCCGTCAGCAGCAGGAAGTATCTCCTGATCGCTGGAGCGTGACATGGCACAAACTGATTGGCCTCCTGAATTGCATGCGGGGAGGGCAAATAATAATTGGCCTGTGACACACAGGAACAATGCAGCACGTACTACAGTCGTACCTCACGTACTGACCGCTGGCTGCTGCAAAATGGGCGCGCCTACAATTGGCCGGTTCCACTCATTCGATTCACGCCACCAATATGCATGGCCGGACCAGGAAACAATTACCACGAGCTGTACCATCTTTTGGCAAATAGTACGCGGACAGTGTTAGCCTAAGTACATGTTTAGTCAAAGCCACATAAGACCATGGAggcgggatcaatgtcaagttcgtAACAACTCTGCCGGGGATACTAGAAGACAGTGGCAAAATTTGCAAGACAAAGTGAATCAGATGTAGTTGAGTGGAGGAGTGCTAATTTGTGCAGTCGGTTGTCTTCTTTCCCAATATCCTATCAGAAACAGGTGTTTAGTGGAGGAGCAACAGTGTGCTGGACAATTTGGAACACTCACAATGTTGCTCCGCTTCAGGCAGAAGTTTCATGAAGATCCTGCAACGGTTGTGTTTAATCTATCTGGTCACATTTGGCATTTCATCCCGGACAATGTTGTAGAAGGAACAAAGAGCGAAGAAGTTTCAAAGAGTGCGCAGAGATGCATGATCAAACTGATGATCCCGGAGGCTCCGTCGAAGAGAAGGATCATGGGGCGATGATTCCCCTAGGGTGGCCTTTCAGCATTATATGCTTGTTCTGTGGTTGATAATGCTCCCCTAATGCACTTTTGTTTCTATGCTATCACATGCTGAGCTAGTGTTGGCTGTATTGTAGATATGCGTAGAAACTAGGAACGTATGTCACTTTACTTTCGGTTAAATTCATGCACCGGCGTTTTATCCCAAAGTCTAAACTATGGACAAGAGCATGCAAAATATAGTAGTATTTCATTAGTTGTGGCGTAAAATAATCTAGGAGTGCTTCGAATAAGGTAGGGTTAGCTAATATCGCGTGTGTTTGCTACAATCTACGACCTGATTTCCAACAAATAACAAGAGCTAGTACTAGGCTACTAGCAGCAGGCAAGAATCATGGAATGCTCGAATGGACTTTTCACCTACTTGATACGATCGACGATACATGCATGCGCGTGATCCCCTCTGCACCTCAGCCCAGGGAATGGGATACATGAACATGCTGACGCGTGAGATCGATCTCGTATTCTCATCGTCTACCTGATCCTATCCGATCAGTGGTATCCACCGTCCCCGAGCACGACGCATTGTGGATCACAAGTCGACGATCGATTGATCGATCGACGCCGCGGCTTGCTAGCTCCGAGGGATCGGCCGGCGCGCGCCAGACAAGGGACCTGAGGACATGCAGGAGTCCGGCCAAGAGCTAGCTACCTAGATTGTTTCGCTAAAGCTAGTGTACGTGTAGCGCGGTGACATCCCGGCCACACGTCGGAGGCAAGATTATTCCACCCGGCCGGGCCAGTGGCGCTATGGTAGCAGCGCGTATCTAGCGGCACGCGCGCGTGCGTGGTGCAGTGTACCTATACAATAGGCTAtacctcttttttttttttttgcggaaacAATAGGCTATATCTCACCTCTCGTATTGGGAGCTTGTCGTTAACCGGTGGTGGCACAAGGAATTGGACACGGATCCTCTGACGTAGCCAACCCTGACTTTCACTGCCTTTCGATCATTGACAGGTGGGCCCGCGTTTAGTGGGACCCATGCGTCAGTCTCTCAATGGCAGGACaacccacgtcaggggatcctcgtccCAAGGAATTAGGGTTATTGCTCCTCGTTGAAACACCTCTAAGATTATTCGTACATGCAGGTACATTGCTCTGAATCCAAGATTCAATAAATTATGAAGTAACTCTCACAACTAAGAATTACAATATTTTTTTCCGAAGAATCTT encodes:
- the LOC119307934 gene encoding uncharacterized protein LOC119307934; the encoded protein is MGDSSSASYIRMVHHLIEKCICFNLNKEGCMEALEKHAKINPVVTATVWKELEKENKEFFESYNRDRVERNIEAATMERIQKMLSDAAASKTSDDDEG
- the LOC119347706 gene encoding metal tolerance protein 5-like isoform X1 — protein: MAAGGSGEQGEELFLLRSAEEGEGDGDGLCVGERPWRLNFDGFRRQGPQQENPPSRGLQDCLGVLAQGPGDVVAEYYQQQLEMLEGFDEMDTLTDRGCLPGISKEEREKIAQSETLAIRLSNIANMVLFAAKVYASIRSGSLAIIASTLDSLLDLLSGFILWFTAFSMQTPNPYRYPIGKRRMQPLGILVFASVMATLGLQIILESIRSLVSSNGAEFRLTKEQEMWVVNIMLAVTLVKLLLVIYCRSFTNEIVKAYAQDHFFDVITNIIGLVAALLANYFEGWIDPVGAIILAIYTIRTWSMTVLENVHSLVGQSASPEFLQKLTYLCWNHHKAVRHIDTVRAYTFGSHYFVEVDIVLPCDMPLQEAHDIGEALQEKLESLPEIERAFVHLDYEFTHQPEHARSYDT
- the LOC119347706 gene encoding metal tolerance protein 5-like isoform X2; its protein translation is MAAGGSGEQGEELFLLRSAEEGEGDGDGLCVGERPWRLNFDGFRRQGPQQENPPSRGLQDCLGVLGNGVCMFVLIWMWACGIMVLFEMIVWLILQLVIANLILIGVTAQGPGDVVAEYYQQQLEMLEGFDEMDTLTDRGCLPGISKEEREKIAQSETLAIRLSNIANMVLFAAKVYASIRSGSLAIIASTLDSLLDLLSGFILWFTAFSMQTPNPYRYPIGKRRMQPLGILVFASVMATLGLQIILESIRSLVSSNGAEFRLTKEQEMWVVNIMLAVTLVKLLLVIYCRSFTNEIVKAYAQDHFFDVITNIIGLVAALLANYFEGWIDPVGAIILAIYTIRTWSMTVLENVHSLVGQSASPEFLQKLTYLCWNHHKAVRHIDTVRAYTFGSHYFVEVDIVLPCDMPLQEAHDIGEALQEKLESLPEIERAFVHLDYEFTHQPEHARSYDT